One Megalops cyprinoides isolate fMegCyp1 chromosome 4, fMegCyp1.pri, whole genome shotgun sequence genomic window carries:
- the LOC118776049 gene encoding centrosome-associated protein 350: protein MGVWSELSGFFGRGQLQSRLSLAISQLSLREEELRARQHSALCRLREEALWEKTQAELAWLEHRRRCLGKGEEGALADITRKQEEVVNRMRQEQAEIRHWRNLYRCGRQQRRVLLRQQKEVLDIRRSAARVMQDLQQEGEARAGQRWAGPAETHTSPGEGAGASPAQPRGRGQSMGGPKAMHPHPTQGHNPHLQLKGSEGEDPVQQLHAGHAPSPTRWPPHPRSPPTGGGQHHLWMFLEPKTKTSIQDHKQDTPQTDSRGQYLECSQVCPRVQQESKNPLHPVCNRAVEKRKALPRHQKDDHQQEGSYTSKQDLSRPNAKPSATVDTKASSKRPRDGGPGGEPLQDHLQNPEGMFLSKTDLGLRRLLSSDDVWTWGKRRTIPAEMAPVEEDIVTATQPSYPSSSPRHPQSKSAIPPPPETGLTEGRFRSQGESLNQRETMAMTPHKSQCDAQTDVMTERRAPKAPLLGLQEGSGSSERVSEEEDSSSAEDSSSSGGPLRVRSLPNSAEVSWKSQRSAGSFSSLPEFQRVAAVCVNISELSISSSDVEEDLPLDGEDRDWDMPDHDSLQSQGRLPGACSEVCTTPAVGGSGGCVTSNAATCNIQNNEWSPNALSSNNNCEIMPFSDVTQAGDLQGVSQLGSTGTGYQGAEEVVRTEALSPDAVSPVHDTMAPVTGSRETDSSSAEDSLSETEEKYEALSSCSEDLTSSEDDGADPHTAGTKASSLVCLGKHETAPPSHPCSPAPLGAKLQEENPLSPCTGAEFSQPPPEMQAQRRKCGTDKLEDFMSSWNPPAPEEALSEILSPVDEILSYGSAELPPPIAYDLHLPPPPPAFEVITWTSEEGFPPPPDDLGEPQNDGNPLEDPSIKSEELPSLSDDLLVPGNAGPPAAPTDRGALWKADLPAPGSQVKGHSLIEWLQEGRVKDSSEDAKSPLLAALSTAEEDGGSSEPLSSFRIGDHVLVCNSKPGRLRFKGTTAFASGYWAGVALDSPSGNHDGSFRGVRYFQCEKNCGVLVRAEDISHLPGEQDSDLETRVDDDPFSDEEPPSASKPRREGEEGGAGNRPERGSPKQAPPEEGSSTPKQTCRNSGFLQEPNNNPLQIPNGACEDVFICGVSSAPPCCGCEPDANAAQPLGGAESEDCTVRHTAVSDLQEILHPQDECCAEGLGGHKDASDLHADARGPATLSFLSLEQPAHSGEEKVTWSGWSDAHLQVTQVGTVGTIGRCGGDLESLVERLMGELLKEVVKEAEEVKRRRHGNRGSPQEDSHVPNSEQRRSEGSQTRASPLCFSDQWHCSLACVTQPKVRVQPHDPGVIHRLVGASVKALWGQRGGHVTIRDAPAYLVDEESRRAYRQLIFDLTSDIFHEMVKDRQKTGGSPWETKDQLSLSICSGKTSLRDIKVMIQTEVRRILNLDCTDAELRETLQKLCKYRTAHRDRVDYILIQELHKDEMQWVDYSLDQLHVKMQLTEEIFDILLQDTVSVLNKIYGAPSGVSPPSPQSSQLSLIP from the exons ATGGGTGTG TGGAGTGAGCTGAGCGGGTTCTTCGGCCGTGGTCAGCTCCAGAGCCGGCTGTCCTTGGCCATTTCCCAGCTCTCCCTGCGGGAGGAGGAGCTGCGAGCCCGGCAGCACAGCGCCCTCTGCAGGCTGAGGGAGGAAGCGCTCTGGGAGAAGACCCAGGCAGAGCTTGCATGGCTGGAACACCGCAGACG GTGTCTGGgcaaaggggaggagggggctcTTGCTGACATCACCAGGAAGCAGGAGGAAGTGGTGAACAGAATGCGTCAGGAGCAG GCGGAGATCCGGCACTGGCGGAACTTGTACAGGTGTGGCCGGCAGCAGAGGAGGGTGCTCCTGCGGCAGCAGAAGGAGGTGCTGGATATCCGGAGGTCTGCAGCGCGGGTCATGCAGGACctgcagcaggagggagaggcgCGGGCGGGGCagaggtgggcggggcctgcAGAGACACATACCTCGCCAGGAGAGGGCGCTGGAGCGTCCCCAGCGCAGCCCCGTGGGCGCGGTCAGAGTATGGGTGGCCCGAAAGCCATGCACCCTCACCCCACACAGGGGCACAACCCTCACCTGCAGCTGAAGGGTTCGGAGGGAGAGGATCCAGTGCAGCAGCTCCACGCGGGCCACGCCCCTTCTCCCACCAGGTGGCCACCTCACCCGAGGAGTCCACCGACGGGAGGCGGACAGCACCACCTGTGGATGTTTCTGGAACCCAAGACCAAGACCAGTATCCAAGACCACAAGCAAGACACTccccagacagacagcaggggtCAGTATTTGGAGTGTAGTCAGGTATGTCCCAGAGTGCAACAGGAGTCCAAAAACCCTCTTCACCCTGTATGCAACCGAGCGGTGGAGAAGAGAAAAGCCTTGCCAAGGCATCAAAAAGATGACCACCAACAGGAAGGCTCTTACACCTCTAAACAG GATCTAAGCAGGCCCAATGCAAAGCCTAGTGCCACAGTGGACACAAAAGCCAGCAGCAAGCGGCCCAGAGATGGGGGCCCAGGCGGGGAACCTCTGCAGGACCACCTACAGAACCCGGAGGGAAT GTTTCTGTCGAAGACGGACTTGGGTCTGAGAAGGCTTCTGTCCTCGGACGACGTGTGGACCTGGGGGAAGCGGAGGACCATCCCGGCAGAAATGGCCCCGGTGGAGGAGGACATCGTCACGGCGACCCAGCCCAGTTACCCCAGCTCCTCGCCCAGACACCCCCAGAGCAAGAGCGCCATTCCTCCGCCCCCTGAGACCGGCCTCACCGAGGGGAGATTCAGGAGCCAGGGAGAGTCTCTAAATCAGCGTGAAACCATGGCGATGACACCACACAAGTCCCAGTGTGATGCCCAAACAG acgTTATGACGGAGAGACGGGCACCGAAAGCACCTCTCCTGGGCCTGCAGGAGGGGTCTGGCTCCTCTGAGAGGGTCAGCGAGGAGGAGGACTCATCGTCGGCTGAAGATTCGTCGTCCTCGGGGGGGCCGCTCAGGGTGCGGTCGCTGCCCAACTCCGCCGAGGTCTCGTGGAAGTCTCAGAGAAGCGCGGGCTCGTTCTCGTCTCTCCCAGAATTCCAGAGGGTGGCTGCGGTGTGCGTGAACATCTCGGAGctgtccatctcctcctccGATGTTGAGGAGGACCTGCCTCTGGACGGGGAGGACAGAGATTGGGACATGCCGGACCACGACAGCCTGCAGAGTCAGGGGAGACTCCCGGGCGCCTGCTCCGAGGTCTGCACGACTCCGGCAGTGGGTGGCAGTGGGGGGTGTGTCACCAGCAACGCCGCGACTTGCAACATTCAAAACAACGAGTGGTCACCGAATGCGCTGTCGTCCAACAACAACTGCGAGATCATGCCCTTCTCTGATGTCACACAAGCTGGGGACCTCCAGGGTGTGTCCCAGCTGGGCTCTACTGGGACAGGGTACCAGGGTGCTGAGGAGGTGGTTCGGACCGAAGCATTGTCCCCTGACGCAGTTAGCCCTGTACACGACACCATGGCCCCGGTCACAGGCAGCAGGGAAACGGACAGTTCCTCTGCTGAGGACAGCCTTTCAGAGACGGAGGAGAAGTATGAggctctctcctcctgcagcgaAGACCTGACCTCCTCTGAGGACGATGGGGCTGACCCACATACAGCAGGAACGAAAGCCAGCTCTCTGGTCTGcctgggaaagcatgaaactGCTCCCCCATCACACCCCTGCAGTCCAGCACCACTGGGCGCCAAGCTGCAGGAGGAAAATCCGCTCTCCCCCTGCACCGGCGCAGAGTTCAGCCAGCCCCCCCCAGAGATGCAGGCGCAAAGACGGAAATGTGGCACAGATAAACTGGAGGATTTCATGTCTTCCTGGAACCCCCCAGCTCCCGAAGAGGCTCTGTCTGAGATACTGTCCCCGGTGGATGAGATCCTGTCTTACGGCAGCGCCGAACTCCCTCCACCAATAGCGTACGatctccacctccctccccctccccctgcctttGAGGTCATCACGTGGACGAGCGAGGAGggcttccccccaccccctgatgATCTGGGCGAGCCCCAGAATGATGGGAACCCTCTGGAAGACCCCTCCATTAAGAGTGAAGAGTTGCCCTCCCTCTCAGACGATCTGCTCGTCCCAGGAAATGCAGGGCCGCCTGCAGCTCCCACAGACCGAGGAGCCCTCTGGAAAGCAGACCTCCCTGCACCCGGTTcgcaggtcaaaggtcactctCTGATTGAATGGTTACAGGAAGGCCGGGTGAAGGACAGCTCTGAGGACGCGAAATCGCCACTGCTCGCTGCTCTCTCCACGGCGGAGGAGGACGGGGGCAGCTCGGAACCGCTCTCCTCCTTCCGCATCGGCGACCACGTGCTCGTCTGCAACTCCAAGCCCGGACGGCTGAGGTTCAAAGGGACGACCGCGTTCGCCTCTGGCTACTGGGCCGGCGTGGCGCTGGACTCTCCAAGTGGAAACCACGACGGATCCTTCCGGGGGGTACGCTACTTCCAGTGCGAAAAGAACTGCGGGGTGCTGGTCAGGGCGGAGGACATCTCACACCTCCCCGGGGAGCAGGACAGTGACCTGGAGACCAGGGTCGACGACGACCCCTTTTCAGATGAGGAGCCTCCCAGCGCATCGAAACCCCGGCGAGAAGGTGAAGAGGGAGGTGCAGGGAACAGACCGGAGAGAGGCAGCCCAAAGCAGGCACCACCAGAAGAAGGATCTTCAACTCCAAAACAGACATGTAGAAACAGTGGTTTCCTTCAAGAGCCTAACAACAACCCTCTGCAGATCCCCAACGGGGCCTGTGAGGACGTCTTTATCTGCGGGGTGTCATCCGCACCCCCCTGCTGTGGCTGTGAGCCTGATGCAAACGCAGCCCAGCCACTAGGGGGCGCTGAAAGCGAGGACTGCACCGtgagacacactgctgtgtcTGACCTGCAGGAAATACTGCACCCACAGGATGAGTGCTGTGCTGAAGGTCTCGGAGGACACAAGGACGCCTCGGATCTCCACGCGGACGCAAGGGGACCAGCCACcctgtccttcctctccctgGAGCAGCCAGCCCACTCTGGGGAGGAGAAGGTCACCTGGTCAGGGTGGAGTGATGCACATCTCCAGGTCACACAGGTGGGGACAGTGGGAACCATCGGCAGGTGTGGTGGAGATTTAGAGTCCCTGGTGGAAAGGCTGATGGGAGAGCTGCTGAAGGAGGTGGTGAAGGAGGCCGAGGAGGTCAAGAGAAGACGTCATGGCAACAGGGGCTCCCCTCAGGAGGATAGCCATGTTCCAAACTCT GAGCAGAGGAGGAGTGAGGGCAGTCAGACCAGAGCAAGTCCACTATGTTTCAGTGATCAGTGGCACTGTTCGCTGGCCTGCGTGACTCAGCCCAAGGTTCGAGTGCAGCCCCACGACCCCGGGGTCATCCACAGGCTGGTGGGGGCTTCAGTGAAGGCCCTATGGGGTCAGAGGGGGGGTCACGTGACCATCAGGGATGCACCTGCTTACCTGGTTGATGAGGAGAGTCGCAGAGCTTACAGACAG CTCATATTTGATCTGACCTCTGACATATTCCATGAGATGGTGAAGGATCGGCAGAAGACTGGCGGATCTCCATGGGAAACAAAGGACCAATTATCTCTTTCTATCTGCTCAGGCAAAACCTCTCTCAGAGACATCAAG GTCATGATTCAGACTGAGGTTCGGAGGATTCTGAACCTGGATTGCACGGACGCAGAACTGCGGGAGACACTGCAGAAACTGTGCAAGTACCGGACAGCTCACAGAGACAGGGTGGACTACATCCTG ATTCAGGAACTCCATAAGGATGAGATGCAGTGGGTGGACTACAGCCTCGACCAGCTCCATGTCAAAATGCAACTGACTGAGGAGATTTTCGACATCCTTCTGCAGGACACAGTCTCAGTTCTCAATAAAATTTATGGAGCGCCCTCTGGTGTCAGTCCTCCAAGCCCACAATCCTCTCAGTTATCACTTATACCCTAG